Proteins from a single region of Weeksella virosa DSM 16922:
- the msrB gene encoding peptide-methionine (R)-S-oxide reductase MsrB, with amino-acid sequence MKTNKEDFPIKKTEQEWRKQLTTNQFTILREAATERPFSGEYNLHFEKGTYLCAGCGTELFSSDSKFDAHCGWPSFDKAIADENIVERIDHSHGMIRTEILCANCGGHLGHVFDDGPTDTGLRYCVNSLSLDFTADK; translated from the coding sequence ATGAAAACAAATAAAGAAGATTTCCCTATCAAAAAAACAGAGCAAGAATGGAGAAAACAATTGACTACCAATCAGTTTACCATTTTGAGAGAAGCCGCTACAGAAAGACCTTTTAGTGGTGAATACAATTTGCATTTTGAGAAAGGAACTTACTTGTGTGCAGGTTGTGGTACAGAATTATTTTCGTCTGACTCGAAATTTGATGCTCATTGTGGCTGGCCAAGTTTTGACAAAGCCATTGCCGATGAAAATATAGTCGAGCGCATCGATCATTCGCATGGCATGATAAGAACCGAAATTCTCTGTGCCAATTGCGGTGGACATTTAGGGCATGTTTTTGATGACGGCCCTACAGATACCGGTTTACGTTATTGTGTAAATTCTCTTTCGCTAGATTTTACCGCAGATAAATAA
- the ruvB gene encoding Holliday junction branch migration DNA helicase RuvB, with amino-acid sequence MSDLLHPERDFYPEDDLRNEDSVRPQQFDDFAGQAHILENLEIFVKASKLRNEALDHVLLHGPPGLGKTTLANIIANELGVGIKITSGPVLDKPGDLAGLLTNLEPNDVLFIDEIHRMSPVIEEYLYSAMEDFKIDIMIESGPNARSVQIGLNPFTLIGATTRSGLLTAPLRARFGINFRFEYYSVELLSSIIERSSRILHTPIDEEAAIEIASRSRGTPRIANALLRRTRDFAQIKGDGKITKKIANYSLSALKVDQNGLDEMDNRILTTLIKKFNGGPVGITTIATAVGENGGTLEEVYEPYLIQEGYLMRTARGRVATEKAYRHLGIKFRGNSTNQQDLFD; translated from the coding sequence ATGTCAGACCTCTTGCATCCAGAACGTGATTTCTACCCAGAAGATGACCTACGAAATGAAGATAGCGTGCGTCCTCAACAATTCGATGACTTTGCAGGACAAGCTCATATTCTAGAGAATTTAGAAATTTTCGTAAAAGCTTCTAAGTTACGTAACGAGGCGCTTGATCATGTTTTACTGCACGGTCCTCCTGGACTTGGAAAAACAACTCTTGCTAATATTATCGCCAATGAATTGGGGGTTGGCATAAAAATCACTTCAGGGCCCGTGTTGGATAAGCCTGGTGATTTAGCAGGTTTACTCACCAATCTAGAGCCAAATGATGTTCTTTTTATTGATGAAATTCACCGAATGTCGCCCGTAATCGAAGAATATTTGTATTCGGCAATGGAAGATTTCAAAATTGACATCATGATCGAATCAGGCCCTAACGCTCGTTCGGTACAAATCGGGCTGAACCCTTTTACATTAATCGGTGCGACAACTCGCTCGGGTTTATTAACCGCTCCTTTACGTGCACGTTTTGGTATAAATTTTCGGTTTGAGTATTACTCTGTCGAATTATTAAGCTCTATTATCGAACGTTCTTCTAGAATTTTACACACGCCAATAGACGAAGAAGCAGCCATAGAAATTGCCAGCAGAAGTCGAGGAACTCCTCGTATTGCCAATGCTCTATTGCGCAGGACGCGGGATTTTGCTCAAATAAAAGGAGATGGAAAAATTACTAAAAAAATTGCCAACTATAGTTTAAGTGCACTCAAAGTTGACCAAAACGGATTGGATGAGATGGATAATCGAATTCTAACTACCCTCATCAAAAAGTTTAACGGTGGACCAGTTGGGATTACAACCATTGCAACGGCTGTAGGTGAAAATGGCGGAACACTGGAAGAAGTGTACGAGCCCTACCTTATCCAAGAAGGCTATCTGATGAGAACCGCACGCGGACGGGTTGCAACCGAAAAAGCATACCGACATCTAGGAATAAAATTCCGAGGAAATTCTACAAATCAGCAAGATCTTTTCGACTAG
- a CDS encoding aminotransferase class I/II-fold pyridoxal phosphate-dependent enzyme: MDIFERLRQNPGPLGQFADYGEGYYVFPQLKGEIGPVMEFQGKKVITWSINNYLGLANHPEVRKVDADAAAEYGMAYPMGARAMSGQTDFHAQLEDELAEFVQKEAAYLMNFGYQGMLSTIDALVSKNDVIVYDAECHACIVDGVRLHFGKRFIFQHNNIESFEKIIKRARTLADKQGGGVLVITEGVFGMTGKQGILKEICDLKDTYNFRLLVDDAHGFGTLGKTGAGAGEEQGCQDKIDIYFSTFAKSMAGFGAFIAGDKEIIRILKYNLRSQIFAKSLTMPMVIGGLKRLELLRSKPELKDKLWHNVNKIQKGLVERGFDIGGSNTCVTPIVLNGSPIEATLLAKEMREEYGIFVSVVVYPVIPKGMIIFRIIPTAAHEDEHIEYTLNSFAEIRGKLEGGYYKRKAEELNIDFIQY, encoded by the coding sequence ATGGATATTTTTGAACGATTAAGACAAAACCCTGGTCCTTTAGGACAATTCGCAGACTATGGTGAAGGCTACTATGTTTTCCCGCAACTAAAAGGAGAGATTGGGCCTGTAATGGAGTTTCAGGGAAAAAAAGTGATAACTTGGTCTATCAATAACTACTTAGGTCTTGCTAATCATCCCGAGGTAAGAAAAGTTGATGCAGATGCAGCAGCAGAGTATGGAATGGCTTATCCTATGGGAGCTCGTGCAATGTCAGGACAAACCGATTTCCATGCACAATTAGAAGATGAATTAGCAGAATTTGTGCAAAAAGAGGCAGCATATCTAATGAACTTTGGTTACCAAGGAATGTTGTCGACAATAGATGCTTTGGTATCGAAAAATGACGTAATCGTGTACGATGCAGAATGTCATGCCTGTATTGTAGATGGTGTACGGCTACATTTTGGAAAACGATTTATCTTTCAACACAACAACATAGAAAGTTTCGAGAAAATCATCAAACGTGCTCGTACATTAGCCGATAAACAAGGTGGAGGAGTATTGGTAATTACAGAAGGAGTGTTTGGTATGACAGGAAAACAAGGGATTCTGAAAGAAATTTGTGATTTGAAAGATACCTACAATTTCCGTCTATTAGTCGATGATGCACACGGTTTCGGTACACTTGGTAAAACAGGAGCTGGAGCAGGAGAAGAGCAAGGTTGTCAAGATAAAATTGATATTTACTTCTCTACTTTTGCAAAATCGATGGCAGGATTTGGAGCTTTTATCGCAGGTGACAAAGAAATTATCCGAATCTTGAAATATAACTTACGATCACAAATCTTTGCCAAGTCATTGACTATGCCAATGGTAATAGGAGGGTTGAAAAGATTAGAATTATTACGGTCTAAACCAGAACTGAAAGACAAATTATGGCATAATGTAAACAAAATCCAGAAAGGATTAGTAGAAAGAGGCTTTGATATCGGAGGATCTAATACGTGTGTTACACCAATTGTTTTGAATGGTTCACCAATCGAAGCGACACTTTTGGCAAAAGAAATGCGTGAAGAGTACGGAATTTTTGTTTCGGTAGTGGTTTATCCTGTTATCCCGAAAGGAATGATTATTTTCAGAATAATTCCAACCGCCGCACACGAAGACGAACATATAGAATATACTTTAAACTCGTTTGCAGAAATCAGGGGTAAACTAGAAGGTGGCTATTATAAACGAAAAGCAGAAGAATTGAATATAGATTTCATTCAATACTAA
- a CDS encoding DUF3078 domain-containing protein, which yields MSGSIRKWCWVLLFLQSIFSFGQFLDTNGNLILDGRKYLKSKVDTTGRKTGWVINGTNSLQINQNTFSNWMPGGENSVSAAAKIDYELSYRKHKHLWDNRILLEYGFIDNKTNGTRKTADNINITSSYGYLFKDDWYLIASVNLRSQFTEGYDYNATPKKKLSNFMAPGYLTVGVGANYIPKPNFQISIHPITSRTTFVLDKTLQKKDNFGLKEEGDVAYFEMGAYVGARYKFKLFENVHYDNNIALFSNYSDKPLNIDVVYTGNLDMKINNFLSTQLSVNLIYDEDQIKKTQLKQALGVGLVYKFTNQVPKEKRKKKRADRVVLPIEIEPKNLQFRRSYYNRSRYDSVFIQRRVSEHNIKSETIFN from the coding sequence GTGTCGGGTTCGATTAGAAAATGGTGTTGGGTTTTGCTTTTCCTACAAAGCATTTTTTCGTTTGGTCAGTTTTTGGATACGAACGGCAATTTGATTTTGGATGGACGGAAATATCTGAAATCAAAAGTAGATACTACTGGTAGAAAAACCGGTTGGGTGATTAATGGAACCAATTCGTTGCAAATTAATCAAAATACTTTTTCTAATTGGATGCCTGGTGGTGAGAACTCTGTTTCTGCTGCTGCCAAAATAGATTACGAGCTCAGTTATCGTAAACACAAACATTTGTGGGACAATCGTATTCTACTCGAGTATGGTTTTATAGACAATAAAACCAACGGAACAAGAAAAACTGCAGATAATATAAACATTACTTCGTCTTATGGTTATCTTTTTAAGGACGATTGGTATCTCATTGCATCGGTAAATTTGCGTTCGCAGTTTACAGAAGGGTATGATTACAATGCAACACCCAAAAAAAAGCTTTCTAACTTTATGGCGCCAGGCTATCTGACGGTTGGGGTTGGAGCGAATTATATCCCAAAGCCTAATTTCCAGATTAGCATTCACCCGATTACCTCGAGAACAACTTTTGTATTGGATAAAACATTACAAAAGAAAGATAATTTTGGATTGAAGGAAGAAGGCGATGTAGCGTACTTCGAGATGGGAGCATATGTAGGAGCTCGATATAAATTCAAACTTTTCGAAAATGTCCACTACGATAATAATATTGCTCTGTTCTCTAATTACTCCGACAAGCCCCTGAATATTGATGTGGTTTATACCGGTAACTTAGACATGAAAATTAACAATTTCTTGTCTACCCAACTTTCGGTCAATCTTATATATGATGAAGATCAGATAAAAAAAACACAATTGAAACAAGCTTTGGGCGTTGGACTGGTTTATAAGTTTACCAACCAAGTACCGAAAGAAAAAAGAAAAAAGAAACGAGCAGATCGCGTAGTGTTACCGATAGAAATAGAACCAAAGAACTTACAATTCCGCAGGAGTTATTATAACAGAAGTCGGTACGATTCTGTTTTTATCCAAAGAAGAGTTTCTGAGCATAATATCAAATCAGAAACAATTTTCAACTAA
- the queG gene encoding tRNA epoxyqueuosine(34) reductase QueG produces the protein MILAEKLSTLEMRSQLIKNKAKELGFLSCGIAKAEFLEQEAPRLEAWLKNNYHGDMSYMENNFDMRLDPRLLVDGAKTVISLAYNYYQPIDRNPDSYKIAMYAQGEDYHFVVKEKVRDLLHYIQEEIGNVNGRAFTDSAPILEHAWAQKAGIGWIGKNSLLLSKQKGSFFFLAELIVDLEMSYDNAIETDHCGNCTRCIDACPTEAILPNKTVNGSQCISYFTIELKGEIPTEMKGKFDDWIFGCDICQEVCPWNRFSLPTQEKKFIGHEKINNFSKTDWEEITEEVFKEMFRKSPVKRTKFTGLKRNIDFLKK, from the coding sequence ATGATTTTAGCCGAAAAACTTTCTACGCTCGAGATGCGTTCCCAACTCATTAAAAATAAAGCCAAAGAATTGGGTTTTCTAAGTTGTGGAATTGCCAAAGCTGAGTTTCTCGAACAAGAGGCACCTCGCTTAGAGGCGTGGTTGAAAAATAACTACCATGGCGATATGTCGTATATGGAAAATAATTTCGATATGCGCTTGGACCCTCGTTTACTGGTAGATGGTGCCAAAACAGTGATTTCTTTGGCCTATAATTATTATCAACCTATCGACCGAAATCCCGATTCCTACAAAATTGCTATGTATGCACAGGGAGAAGATTATCATTTTGTTGTGAAAGAAAAAGTGCGCGACTTGCTGCATTATATTCAAGAAGAAATTGGCAACGTAAACGGAAGAGCTTTCACCGATTCTGCTCCAATTCTAGAGCATGCTTGGGCACAAAAAGCAGGTATCGGTTGGATCGGGAAAAATTCTCTTTTGCTGAGCAAACAAAAAGGATCTTTTTTCTTTTTAGCCGAATTGATTGTCGATTTGGAAATGTCCTACGACAATGCAATAGAAACCGATCATTGCGGGAACTGCACTCGATGCATCGATGCGTGTCCGACAGAAGCTATTTTACCTAACAAAACCGTGAACGGAAGCCAATGTATTTCATACTTCACCATTGAATTGAAAGGCGAAATTCCGACCGAAATGAAAGGAAAGTTCGACGACTGGATTTTTGGTTGCGATATCTGCCAAGAAGTTTGTCCCTGGAATCGCTTCTCACTTCCTACCCAAGAGAAAAAATTTATCGGGCACGAAAAAATCAATAACTTCAGCAAAACAGATTGGGAAGAAATCACCGAAGAAGTTTTTAAAGAGATGTTTAGGAAATCGCCCGTCAAACGAACAAAATTTACAGGTCTGAAAAGAAATATAGATTTTCTGAAAAAGTAA
- the hemH gene encoding ferrochelatase, whose amino-acid sequence MSKGILLVNLGSPDSTEVEDVRTYLREFLMDPKVIDSPWLIRKFVVELAILPKRPIESAKAYEKIWTQDGSPLIIYSKKLQTKVQHAIDVPVELAMRYKNPSIEFGLQQLYNKGVREVLVIPLYPQYTMSTTETVAEKVVQLQKKKFKDMEVKFLKAFYNHPDYVKVLGDSIKENLPVDFDQLLLSYHGIPERHDRKALAFGKRAKIPIVAYREQCYETTRLVSEYLQLPEDKVTTSFQSRLGRDPWIQPYTDVILENFPKEGVKKIAVCTPAFVADCLETLEEISMEGREDFLAAGGEEFTYIPCLNDRDDWAQVLIKWINGWLSNR is encoded by the coding sequence ATGAGTAAAGGAATACTTTTGGTGAACTTAGGATCACCCGATTCTACAGAGGTGGAAGATGTGAGAACGTATCTGCGTGAATTTTTGATGGACCCAAAAGTAATCGACTCTCCTTGGCTAATAAGAAAATTTGTTGTCGAGTTGGCTATTCTTCCAAAAAGACCAATAGAATCGGCAAAAGCTTATGAGAAAATTTGGACCCAAGATGGTTCACCGCTAATCATTTACTCGAAAAAACTACAAACCAAAGTACAACATGCGATTGATGTGCCAGTAGAATTGGCGATGCGTTATAAAAATCCTTCTATAGAATTTGGTTTACAACAATTGTATAACAAAGGTGTAAGAGAGGTTTTGGTAATACCATTGTATCCACAATACACCATGAGTACGACCGAAACAGTTGCAGAAAAGGTAGTGCAGTTGCAGAAAAAAAAGTTTAAGGATATGGAGGTAAAGTTCTTAAAAGCGTTTTACAATCATCCAGATTATGTAAAAGTTTTAGGAGATTCGATCAAAGAAAATTTACCTGTAGATTTCGATCAATTGTTGTTATCTTATCACGGGATACCAGAGAGACACGATCGCAAAGCGTTGGCATTTGGGAAACGTGCCAAAATACCGATTGTCGCTTATCGAGAACAATGCTACGAAACAACCCGTTTGGTTAGTGAATATTTGCAATTACCAGAAGATAAAGTAACCACATCTTTTCAGTCTAGATTAGGGAGAGATCCGTGGATTCAACCTTATACAGATGTTATTTTAGAGAACTTCCCGAAAGAAGGGGTCAAGAAAATAGCGGTTTGCACACCTGCATTTGTAGCGGATTGTTTAGAAACTTTAGAAGAAATTTCTATGGAAGGAAGAGAAGATTTTCTTGCCGCAGGAGGAGAAGAATTCACTTATATTCCATGTTTGAATGATCGAGATGATTGGGCGCAAGTGTTAATCAAATGGATAAATGGTTGGTTGAGTAATCGATAA
- a CDS encoding putative sugar nucleotidyl transferase — MKKITLFDSEEFEQLLPLTFTKPIGELRMGILTFKERWEKRSNLPVDYCTREYLQVKYPFVSEKNTLWVNPSFFATQDLVDAVLVLQNREALVYGEKIIAVNGENKTDYNKTISYPNEVLYIAHTWDLFLNNDYAIRSDFELLTSGRVSQKISETNRFLAPENIFIEEGAKVEFSILNAEQGPIYVGRKAEIMEGCMVRGSLALCDYAKLNMGAKIYPGTTVGPHCKVGGEVNNSILMAYSNKGHDGFLGNSVIGEWCNLGADTNNSNLKNNYGTVKIWNYQKEQYLDTGLQFCGLIMGDHSKSAINTQFNTGTTVGICSNIFQSGFPPTLISSFSWGGAKNSPIFALDKAYEAADRMMNRREKQLSDADKMILKHLFMEYLQ, encoded by the coding sequence TTGAAGAAAATAACACTGTTTGACTCAGAAGAATTTGAGCAACTTTTACCACTGACGTTTACCAAACCTATAGGAGAACTGCGTATGGGGATTTTGACGTTTAAAGAACGTTGGGAAAAGCGATCAAACTTACCTGTTGATTATTGTACGCGCGAATATTTACAAGTAAAATACCCTTTTGTGTCAGAGAAAAACACTCTTTGGGTTAACCCTTCTTTTTTTGCTACACAAGACTTGGTAGATGCCGTACTTGTTTTGCAAAATAGAGAAGCGCTTGTATATGGAGAAAAAATAATCGCAGTCAACGGAGAAAACAAAACTGATTACAATAAAACAATTTCTTATCCTAACGAGGTGCTTTATATTGCCCACACTTGGGACTTGTTCCTTAATAATGATTATGCTATTCGGTCTGATTTTGAATTGTTAACATCCGGACGAGTTTCGCAAAAAATTTCTGAAACCAATCGATTTCTTGCACCAGAAAATATTTTTATAGAAGAAGGAGCAAAGGTAGAGTTTTCGATTCTCAATGCAGAGCAAGGGCCGATTTACGTAGGGAGAAAAGCCGAAATCATGGAAGGATGTATGGTCAGAGGAAGTCTAGCACTTTGCGATTACGCAAAACTGAACATGGGTGCAAAAATCTACCCAGGTACGACCGTTGGGCCACATTGCAAAGTTGGTGGTGAAGTAAATAACTCTATACTCATGGCGTACTCGAACAAAGGACATGACGGGTTTTTGGGGAATTCTGTGATCGGTGAATGGTGTAATTTAGGTGCCGACACCAATAACTCTAACCTAAAAAATAATTATGGCACTGTGAAAATCTGGAATTACCAAAAGGAACAATACCTGGATACAGGCCTTCAGTTTTGTGGTTTGATTATGGGAGATCATTCGAAATCAGCTATTAATACACAGTTTAATACGGGGACTACCGTTGGTATATGTTCCAATATTTTCCAATCAGGGTTTCCACCAACTCTAATTTCGTCATTCAGCTGGGGAGGAGCCAAAAATTCGCCAATCTTTGCTTTAGATAAAGCGTATGAGGCGGCAGATAGAATGATGAATAGACGTGAAAAGCAGTTAAGTGATGCGGATAAGATGATTTTGAAGCATTTATTTATGGAATATTTACAATAA
- the aroB gene encoding 3-dehydroquinate synthase: MKNASIIFRSPLLKIQNYFSQNPTKNCFVLVDENTRIHCLKQLRLTLPDLHLKIIEIPSGEENKSLKTTNLVWSFLSENKADRQSVLINLGGGVLTDLGGFAASTYKRGIPFINIPTTLLAMVDASAGGKNGIDFQGLKNQIGTFTQPEMVIILPKFLKTLDQRQLYSGLAEMLKHGLIADEDHWKKLISLTEHNAKTLKGLIEDSINIKLKIVKEDPYEKGLRKILNFGHTFGHAIESEFLSTDKPLLHGEAIVIGMILESILSWQLGILHEQDLETILAGFASIYGKPQNIDFCLHPAILQWLQHDKKNKGHQLQFSLIEKIGKANYNQTCTESQVLDALEEYNKRFG; encoded by the coding sequence GTGAAAAATGCATCCATAATTTTCCGTTCACCTTTATTAAAAATTCAGAACTATTTTTCTCAGAACCCAACTAAAAATTGTTTTGTTTTGGTAGATGAAAATACTCGTATTCATTGCCTGAAACAATTACGACTGACCTTACCTGATTTACACTTGAAAATCATTGAAATCCCTTCGGGTGAAGAAAATAAATCCCTAAAAACTACAAATTTGGTTTGGAGTTTCCTTAGTGAAAATAAAGCCGATCGACAATCGGTATTAATCAATTTGGGTGGTGGAGTACTTACCGACTTGGGCGGTTTTGCTGCCTCTACTTACAAGAGAGGAATTCCGTTTATCAATATTCCGACTACTCTTTTGGCGATGGTTGACGCTTCGGCAGGAGGAAAAAACGGCATTGATTTTCAAGGGCTTAAAAATCAGATTGGGACTTTTACTCAGCCTGAAATGGTCATCATCTTGCCTAAATTTTTAAAAACCTTAGATCAAAGACAACTCTATTCTGGTTTAGCAGAAATGCTGAAACACGGTTTGATTGCCGACGAAGATCATTGGAAAAAATTAATTTCTTTAACCGAACATAATGCAAAAACTCTAAAAGGTTTGATAGAAGATTCGATCAACATAAAACTAAAAATTGTAAAAGAAGATCCTTATGAAAAAGGTTTGAGAAAAATCCTTAATTTCGGACATACCTTTGGGCATGCAATAGAAAGCGAATTTTTATCAACTGATAAACCATTGTTACATGGTGAAGCTATCGTGATAGGTATGATTCTTGAGAGCATTCTTAGTTGGCAACTAGGCATATTACACGAGCAAGATTTAGAAACTATTCTTGCAGGTTTTGCTTCGATATACGGTAAGCCACAAAACATAGATTTTTGCTTGCATCCTGCTATTTTACAATGGTTACAACACGACAAGAAGAACAAAGGACATCAATTGCAATTTAGTTTAATAGAAAAAATAGGTAAAGCAAATTATAATCAAACCTGCACAGAATCCCAAGTTTTAGATGCTCTAGAAGAGTATAATAAGCGTTTCGGATGA
- a CDS encoding DUF3078 domain-containing protein, translated as MKKIFTILSVLAASFSFAQTVKNNGVVTDSKRYLKDQTFDGRTQGWFISGNNSLLFSQSAFDNWIAGGVNSFSLNAAMDYEFNLTQGRHIWDNRIILGYGIQANDGEDSRKTNDIIDLTSAYGYSIDNHWYFAGMMNFKTQFSAGYDYTQNPKEKISNFMAPAYLSIGLGVDYKPTENFQVNIHPATARWTFVTDKALQKEGNFGLEKDGDSSVFEFGGYLGARYKLNIMEGITYDNRIGIFTDYLDKPQNMDVAYSGILDLKVNKWISAQVAINLLYDEDQVKKTQVKQTLGIGFNYKFDNQPKEVVETAFLQEAPIFVEEIATIELAKETVEIKNLESKINLL; from the coding sequence ATGAAAAAAATCTTTACTATTTTGAGTGTTTTAGCAGCCTCTTTTTCATTTGCACAAACCGTAAAAAACAATGGTGTAGTTACCGATAGTAAGCGTTATCTCAAAGATCAAACCTTTGATGGTAGAACCCAAGGGTGGTTTATCAGCGGAAACAATTCGTTGCTTTTCAGCCAAAGTGCTTTCGATAATTGGATAGCTGGCGGTGTAAACTCTTTCTCGTTGAATGCAGCAATGGATTATGAATTTAATCTCACACAAGGCAGACATATCTGGGATAACCGAATTATTTTGGGATATGGTATACAGGCAAATGACGGGGAAGATTCTCGTAAAACAAACGATATCATCGACCTTACTTCTGCATATGGTTATAGTATAGACAATCACTGGTATTTTGCGGGTATGATGAATTTCAAGACGCAATTCTCCGCAGGATACGATTATACTCAAAATCCAAAAGAAAAAATCTCTAACTTCATGGCGCCAGCATACCTTTCTATAGGGCTTGGAGTAGATTATAAGCCGACAGAAAATTTCCAAGTCAATATTCATCCTGCAACTGCACGTTGGACTTTCGTTACCGATAAAGCGTTACAAAAAGAAGGCAACTTTGGTTTAGAAAAAGACGGTGATTCTTCTGTGTTCGAGTTTGGTGGTTATCTTGGTGCACGATACAAACTGAATATTATGGAAGGAATTACGTACGACAACCGAATCGGAATTTTTACAGATTATCTCGATAAACCACAAAATATGGATGTGGCATATTCGGGGATTTTAGATCTGAAAGTAAATAAATGGATTTCGGCTCAAGTAGCTATTAATTTATTGTATGATGAAGATCAAGTGAAAAAAACGCAAGTGAAACAAACCTTAGGAATTGGGTTTAATTACAAATTCGATAATCAACCCAAAGAAGTTGTAGAAACAGCATTTTTGCAAGAAGCACCAATTTTTGTAGAGGAAATAGCAACGATAGAGCTAGCCAAAGAAACAGTTGAAATAAAAAATCTAGAATCTAAAATAAACCTTCTATAA
- a CDS encoding PLP-dependent cysteine synthase family protein: protein MTGKYNNVLELIGNTPLVRLNRINQNIPGEVYAKLECYNPGHSTKDRIALHIIEEAEKKGLLKPGSTIVETTSGNTGFSVAMVSIVKGYKCILAVSDKTKAEKIAYLKALGAKVFVCPANVPADDPRSYYEVAKRIAAETPNSLYINQYFNLGNTEAHYLTTGPEIWEQTEGKITHLIGCCGTGGTLSGSARYIKEQNPGVKIIGVDAYGSVLKKYHETGELDPNEIYSYRIEGMGKNLIPDALDFSTVDRFIKVTDEDAAYRTREIALKEGIMPGYTSGAATQAYKILAEEGEFNENSKVVILFPDHGSRYITKVYSDEWMAEQGFTNSKLNGLESRATIDYIK, encoded by the coding sequence ATGACTGGTAAGTATAACAATGTTTTGGAACTAATAGGGAATACCCCGTTGGTTCGACTAAACAGAATTAACCAAAACATTCCTGGTGAGGTCTATGCCAAGCTCGAATGTTATAATCCGGGCCATTCAACAAAAGATAGGATAGCTTTACACATAATAGAAGAAGCAGAGAAAAAAGGTTTATTAAAACCAGGTTCTACCATAGTTGAAACTACATCTGGTAACACAGGATTTAGTGTAGCAATGGTCAGTATTGTAAAAGGATATAAATGTATTTTAGCCGTTTCTGATAAGACGAAAGCAGAAAAAATTGCCTACCTAAAAGCTTTAGGTGCTAAGGTGTTCGTTTGCCCAGCCAATGTGCCAGCAGATGATCCGCGTTCGTATTATGAAGTTGCAAAAAGAATTGCCGCAGAAACCCCTAACTCTTTATATATCAATCAATACTTTAATTTAGGCAATACAGAGGCGCATTACCTCACTACAGGACCCGAAATTTGGGAACAAACAGAAGGTAAAATTACTCATCTGATTGGATGTTGTGGAACAGGTGGTACGTTATCTGGTTCTGCACGTTACATTAAAGAACAAAATCCAGGGGTGAAAATAATAGGGGTAGATGCTTATGGTTCTGTTTTGAAAAAATACCATGAAACGGGAGAGCTAGATCCTAACGAAATTTACTCTTATAGAATAGAAGGTATGGGTAAAAACTTGATTCCAGACGCATTGGATTTCTCAACAGTAGACCGTTTTATTAAAGTAACGGATGAAGATGCAGCATATCGCACACGTGAAATTGCTCTGAAAGAAGGAATCATGCCTGGCTATACATCAGGAGCTGCTACACAAGCCTATAAAATTTTGGCAGAAGAAGGTGAGTTTAATGAAAATTCTAAGGTGGTTATTCTATTTCCTGATCATGGATCTCGATATATCACAAAGGTTTATAGCGACGAATGGATGGCGGAGCAAGGATTTACAAATAGCAAACTAAATGGATTAGAATCCCGAGCTACCATCGATTATATTAAGTAA